Within Chloracidobacterium sp., the genomic segment CAAAGATCGGCAAGTTATAACGGACACCCTAACCGCCTGGGCAGAAGAATGGAAGTCAACGGATCTCGGAGCTCGTTTTGACGCGCTTCGTGATGAATTCCTAAACACCCGGAATTGGCGTTTGGCGGCAATGTCCACACGTGCATTCAAGTCGGTTGCGGACGCTATTGGTGCAGTCGGGATCGGTGCTTTGAATCTTGAGACCGGCCTTCAGTTGATAGCCGAGGCATTTTCCGATTCTGAGTCCGAATTTGTGCGTCATTCTCAGGATCTTGCAGCCCTTACGCAATATATAGACGGGGCATCGCTGCGAAAGGAAGCGATCTCGTGGCTCTCGTTGTGTGAGGTTACGGGTGAACACACGGTCGATCAAATGCGGCACGAACTATATGTCTCGTTTGAACGCACTATGAATGATGCAACTCCGGGAACTGTGGTGGATCTGAACAATCAGTGGATAAAATTTCGAAAGGTGTATTCGGAGCATTTCATAGACCGTCACGATATGACGGTTGTCTCACCTTACCTTCGAGAGAAGCTGGCCGAAATAATGAAGACAGATCTTTGGTGGGAGTTTGAGAATCTATCGGATATCGAGGGATTCGATCTGAGTTACCGCCGAGCGTCTAAGCAGTTACTCAACCGGATCCGGAAACTGGATTGTCGATATGACACAGCTAAGCTATTCGCCAGACAACCATTTTGTGGTTGTCCGTTCAATCTGGCTGAGGCAGGCGACGTCGAAGCGTTGCCGGAGGCACTCTGGCGTGTGGTCAATCAGGGATTGCTATCCTATCGTGACACCCTGCGACAAAATGAATCATTGATCAAAAATGTTTTGGAGCCACACGTCAAAGCAACCCGATCCGGATCGACCAAACAGGCCTTCACTGATCTGCTGGCATATCTAGCGACCGAAAAAGATTTTCGACGCTTATCAGACCACGAGATCCAACTTATTCGAAAGGCATTTACCCATCTCGACAACGTAGACGACGTTGATTTGGACCGCCGCCCGGAAGAGGAAGACCTGCGTTTCGTCAATTCGACTGAACTTCCCAATTTTGCTGATGCGGTTGACGAAGTAAACGCGATCTTGGAGTCGATGCCGAGCTGAAATCTGCAGATCGGTGACTTCCGGGTTTCGTCCGCCGTGATAAATTCACTATAGTTAGGACTATGTTGTCGGTCACCATTATAGGGCCTGGTCGGGTAGGCGGAGCGATGGCCTTGGCTCTGCCAGCGTCGAAATACAAGATCGAACAATTCGTCGTTGGCGACGGACGCAGCCTTGCCGCTGTTTTAAGTACATCGTTTGCTGGATCGGCCGTCTCTGAGGTCTCCGGTCTCGAGATTATATCTTCGGACATCGTATTGGTGACGGTCCCTGACAGTGAGATCGCCTCGGTTGCCGCCGCCATAAGCACGCGAATTAATAATCCACCAGTCGTACTTCATACGAGCGGAGCATTGTCGTCGGACGTGCTGTCCTCGCTTTCCGAGATCGGTTGCAGTGTTGGTTCGATCCATCCTTTGGCCTCGATCAGCACAGCTGAATCGGGTGCGGGCCGACTGAATGGTGCGTACTTCTGTATTGAGGGGAACCCGATCGCAGTATCGACAGCAGACAGGGTAGCGAAAGACCTAGGCGGAATTCCATTTACGATCGACACGGCAACCAAGGCTCTGTATCACGCATCTGCGGTAATAGCTTGCGGACACTTCGTCGCTCTTTTTGATACTGCTGCGGACCTAATGTCCAGAGTCGTCGGCGAACGTGAAAAAGCAGTTGCGATACTTTTGCCGTTGGTTGGGAGCACGTTCGCAAATCTGCGAGATCAGGACACAGCGTCAGCATTGACCGGTACTTTCGCGAGAACCGACGTGGGAACATTTGCCTCACACGTCGAGGCACTGCAGGATATAGGTGACCAAAATATTGTCGATATTTATCTCGACCTCGGGTTGAGATCGCTGAAGCTTGCTTTGGAAAATGGTGCTGACCCCGATCGAGCCGCTGAGATCCGTCGTCGGATTTCTCTGGCAAAAGGAAATGGCTAATGATAGTATTTTCCGTATAGACGACATCTAAAAATGCCGAAAGCGAAATACAGATTTGAGACGGAAAGGGCGATCTTCGTCGAGCACATTCAGCGGGCGGGTCTTCGTAAAACGTCGCAACGCGATCTGATAATGGAGACGTTTTTAAGCACCGAAGAGCATCTGACCATTGAGGACCTTCATCGTCTTGTCCAGAAACGCGATGCGAGCGTCGGGCACACGACGGTCTATCGAACTTTGAAGTTGCTTACTGAGGCTGGATTGGCACGCGAAGTCCGCTTTGGCGACAACAAAACGTATTTTGAGCACCATCACGATCACGAACACCACGATCATATGATCTGTACGGGTTGTGGCCGCGTGCTCGAATTTTTTTCGGAAGCGATCGAAGATCTGCAGGATAAGATGGCGGAACGGTTCGGGTTCTTACCGACGCATCATAGCCTTCGGATGTGGGGCTTATGCAGTGATTGCCAAAGCACGTCGGAAAATAATGTGGCGACGCCGTCGGGTGCCCAACCACGTGTTCGTGTAAAGACAGCGATCGATAGATAGTAGAGGCAAATGAGCGTAACTGAAATCATATTTACTCGCGAGGGAATTGACGGCCTAGCGCCCGTTGGATCGCGGCTTTCCGACATTATGAGCCGATTCGGCATTCGGCTTGACGGTAACTGCCTAAGTACAGCGAATGATCACGTATGCTTGGTGACGGTCACTCGGGGTGAATCCGCTCTATCGCCATTAAGTAAGTTAGAAGAGGAACATTTCAGCAAGCATAAGCGTAATCCAGGAGAGCGACTAGCCTGTCAGGTGATGGTCGCGAAAGCGGGAGAAATAACCATTATGACTGCAGAAAAAGAAAAGAAGTCGAAAGAACGACCGGACGAAGACAAGATGTTTGCCGCATTTAGCGAGTTGCCGCTCGACGAAAAATTGTCCAAACTGGTTAAGATGGAGGCCGCGGCCCTAAGCGAAACGATCTCGTTCGTACTCGATTCGCCTTTCAAGGTCTTTGAAAAGATCGGTGACCTGATGGCCGATATTGGGATGAAGAAGGACGCGGAATCAAAAAGTGGGAATGTCAGCGGAAAGGACGTGTCGACACCGCCCAAAGCCGAGGACACCGAAAGCGAAGTGAAGAAGCCGAATAGGACTACTCGGACAAAAGCCGCTACCAAACAAAAAAAGGAACGCGATCAACAATAGAAAGGCAGACGGTCAAGTACAGTTCGTGGCTAACAAAATCACCAAATTTGAACCCGGTGGGGTCATGTCACCGCTTTCACAGGTCGTTTTAACCTCATCGGTTGCGGGCGTTTTGTTATTGTTTTTTGGTGTTCCGTTTTACGTTGTTTTCTTCTTAGGTGCCTTCTCATTTTTATTGTTAAAGATCTTCACCTCCGGTACAGGTAGCGATGTCCGGCCGATATTTGAGTTTTATTTATTGGCAAATGACATCCTACGCCACGACGGTAAGCGTTGGTTTGGTTTCGAGGTTGCCGAGACCATCGCCCTGGGCGAAAGGATCACTCAGTTATTCGAACCACCTCCGCTGGTAATATTCACATTAGGTGCGTTGTATTTGCGATCAGGCGACAACGCTAATGCGTCGAGGTGTTTCGAGTCGCTTTATTCGGAAACGAGTGGTGATGAGGGCGCAATAATAGCACCTTCGGACAAACTGCGTGAGTACGTCAAATTGCTTCGCAAGATAGAACGAGAACCTGCCGAGGCACCAAAGATCTCAGCGGCGGTCCGATCGCTTGAACGAATGCGAAAGTTGCGCGGTCCCGAGATGCATAAGGCGGCCTTAGATATGAAGGGACGATCAACCGTCGGCGATAGCGTTTCGGCAGAAGTATTGACCGGTGACCATTTCCACGAGCGAGCCAAGATCCGTAGCGTTGTAGAAAATACCGATAGCGACGCTTTGCACGTAAGAAAGTCGATCTCCGAGGTTTTGCAGGACATCTACGACGAAAAAGTTAATTAGATATCAATCTCTAAGCCCAAAAAACTTCCGTATCGAACTCAACACGCCCAATGACGTTTTATCGTCGATCGACTCGTCGGTCGCATTTGAAGACGTCAATTTAGTTCGCCGTTCATCGATTATTTCAACTATCGAATTTACTACGTCCGGATTTGCCTCAAATATCGGTCTGATCGCGTTTTTTCCGATCTGCATAACTTCGGTTTCTTCGGTCGCCGACACAGTTGCCGAGCGTGGTTGTCCCGTCAGGAGACTCATTTCCCCAAAAAAATCATTTTCGCCAAGACTGCTGATCACTTGATAGCCTGCACCGTTCGGGATCTCAACATCTACAGACCCGCGGATGATGACGAACATCGAATTGCCCTCTTGACCGATTCTGACGATCGGTTCACCGGGAGCGTAAACCTTGACCTTTGAGGCGGCTGCAAGCTTCTCGGTTTCAACATCGGACAATGGTGAAAAGATCGCTATCCGGCTCAGCCGTTCAAATCGCGAATTGATCAATTCTTTGACGGGTTGCACCTCGGGTTTGGGTTCTATATGGACGGTTCGCGTTGGGAATGGAAAATGAATATTCTCCCGCTGAAAAACGTACCAGATCCGCTGCCGTATGAGAGCGTCGGTGTCGCTATATTTTTTATAGTCGACGACCCAATATTTTACTTCCCAGTCAAGACCATTCTCTCCCAAATTACGAATTCTCACAACAGGTTTTAGCTTAGGTGACACGTTTTCCACCTGGCGGACGGCGTCGCGGACCAACTGGATGGTTTTGGCTGGTGAGTGATGGTACAGCGTACCGAAAAAAACTGCCCGAGCGTTGAGATTGTCCTTTGGGGCCA encodes:
- a CDS encoding DUF2520 domain-containing protein is translated as MLSVTIIGPGRVGGAMALALPASKYKIEQFVVGDGRSLAAVLSTSFAGSAVSEVSGLEIISSDIVLVTVPDSEIASVAAAISTRINNPPVVLHTSGALSSDVLSSLSEIGCSVGSIHPLASISTAESGAGRLNGAYFCIEGNPIAVSTADRVAKDLGGIPFTIDTATKALYHASAVIACGHFVALFDTAADLMSRVVGEREKAVAILLPLVGSTFANLRDQDTASALTGTFARTDVGTFASHVEALQDIGDQNIVDIYLDLGLRSLKLALENGADPDRAAEIRRRISLAKGNG
- a CDS encoding transcriptional repressor; protein product: MPKAKYRFETERAIFVEHIQRAGLRKTSQRDLIMETFLSTEEHLTIEDLHRLVQKRDASVGHTTVYRTLKLLTEAGLAREVRFGDNKTYFEHHHDHEHHDHMICTGCGRVLEFFSEAIEDLQDKMAERFGFLPTHHSLRMWGLCSDCQSTSENNVATPSGAQPRVRVKTAIDR
- a CDS encoding mechanosensitive ion channel family protein, with amino-acid sequence MSMRSSELQKKVVLFLIIGGTLSLFLIVYPLIVSPIRDYGVTIFGSTDGQMGETAATLIENFFRTIKVIVWMFLIISVVRLFDYIVFNAVLKNYGQPELSSLLRNVISIVIYIVAFFVIFKSQYPSIDLGAVFTTSTILGIVIGLALQDTLGNLFAGLAMQADQPFQVGDILNISNRGIGSVESVSWRGVKIRTFDHKLLVISNSVLGKETIEVAPKDNLNARAVFFGTLYHHSPAKTIQLVRDAVRQVENVSPKLKPVVRIRNLGENGLDWEVKYWVVDYKKYSDTDALIRQRIWYVFQRENIHFPFPTRTVHIEPKPEVQPVKELINSRFERLSRIAIFSPLSDVETEKLAAASKVKVYAPGEPIVRIGQEGNSMFVIIRGSVDVEIPNGAGYQVISSLGENDFFGEMSLLTGQPRSATVSATEETEVMQIGKNAIRPIFEANPDVVNSIVEIIDERRTKLTSSNATDESIDDKTSLGVLSSIRKFFGLRD